The following proteins come from a genomic window of Malus domestica chromosome 02, GDT2T_hap1:
- the LOC103401676 gene encoding splicing factor U2af large subunit A-like isoform X6 — protein MDLVRRQPATIAFFGQIPGTSPTIPGMFPNMFPLSTGQFAPLPVMPVQAMTQQATRHARRVYVGGLPPTANEQSVATFFSQVMAAIGGNTAGPGDAVVNVYINHEKKFAFVEMRSVEEASNAMALDGIIFEGAPVKVRRPSDYNPSLAATLGPSQPNPNLNLAAVGLTPGSAGGLEGPDRIFVGGLPYYFTEAQIKELLESFGPLRGFDLVKDRETGNSKGYAFCVYQDLSVTDIACAALNGIKMGDKTLTVRRANQGANQPKPEQESVLLHAQQQIALQRFMLLQPPSSVATKVVCLTQVVTADELRDDTEYDDILEDMRLEGEKFGALVNVIIPRPRPDGELAPGVGKVFLEYADTDGSTKARTGLNGRKFGGNQVVAVFYPEDKFGQRDYEG, from the exons ATGGATCTTGTTCGTCGTCAACCGGCAACTATTGCCTTTTTTG GGCAAATTCCTGGGACTAGTCCTACCATTCCGGGAATGTTCCCAAACATGTTCCCTCTGTCGACCGGTCAG TTTGCACCCCTTCCAGTTATGCCTGTTCAGGCAATGACTCAACAG GCTACTAGGCATGCCCGACGAGTGTACGTTGGAGGGCTTCCTCCCACAGCAAATGAACAG TCTGTTGCTACATTTTTCAGCCAAGTTATGGCTGCAATTGGAGGGAACACTGCTGGCCCAG GAGATGCTGTTGTCAATGTCTACATAAACCATGAAAAGAAATTTGCttttgtggagatgagatcggTTGAAGAGGCTAGCAATGCAATGGCTCTGGATGGAATTATTTTTGAG GGAGCCCCTGTTAAGGTGCGGAGACCTAGTGATTACAACCCATCTCTGGCTGCAACACTCGGTCCAAGCCAGCCCAATCCCAACCTGAACCTGGCCGCTGTGGGGCTTACACCGGGTTCTGCTGGTGGGCTTGAGGGCCCTGATCGCATATTTGTTGGTGGGCTGCCATATTACTTCACAGAAGCACAGATCAAGGAGTTACTCGAATCCTTTGGACCCCTTCGTGGTTTTGATTTAGTGAAAGACAGGGAAACAGGAAACTCAAAAGGCTATGCCTTTTGTGTTTACCAAGACCTTTCTGTTACAGACATAGCTTGTGCAGCGCTGAACGGTATTAAAATGGGTGACAAGACGCTCACAGTTAGGCGTGCTAACCAAGGTGCCAACCAGCCCAAACCTGAGCAAGAGAGCGTTCTGTTGCACGCACAGCAGCAAATTGCATTGCAG AGGTTCATGCTGTTGCAACCGCCTAGTTCTGTTGCCACCAAGGTTGTATGTTTAACTCAGGTAGTAACTGCAGATGAGCTTAGGGACGATACTGAGTATGATGATATCTTGGAAGACATGAGGCTTGAAGGCGAAAAGTTTG gtgcattagtgaACGTCATCATCCCGCGTCCAAGACCAGATGGTGAACTTGCCCCCGGTGTTGGGAAG GTGTTTTTGGAGTACGCAGATACTGATGGCTCCACAAAAGCCCGCACGGGGTTGAATGGCCGGAAATTTGGCGGCAATCAGGTGGTAGCAGTGTTTTATCCGGAGGACAAGTTCGGCCAGCGCGACTACGAGGGCTAG
- the LOC103401676 gene encoding splicing factor U2af large subunit A-like isoform X7, protein MTACDPIFFAGQIPGTSPTIPGMFPNMFPLSTGQFAPLPVMPVQAMTQQATRHARRVYVGGLPPTANEQSVATFFSQVMAAIGGNTAGPGDAVVNVYINHEKKFAFVEMRSVEEASNAMALDGIIFEGAPVKVRRPSDYNPSLAATLGPSQPNPNLNLAAVGLTPGSAGGLEGPDRIFVGGLPYYFTEAQIKELLESFGPLRGFDLVKDRETGNSKGYAFCVYQDLSVTDIACAALNGIKMGDKTLTVRRANQGANQPKPEQESVLLHAQQQIALQRFMLLQPPSSVATKVVCLTQVVTADELRDDTEYDDILEDMRLEGEKFGALVNVIIPRPRPDGELAPGVGKVFLEYADTDGSTKARTGLNGRKFGGNQVVAVFYPEDKFGQRDYEG, encoded by the exons ATGACTGCATGTGATCCGATTTTCTTTGCAGGGCAAATTCCTGGGACTAGTCCTACCATTCCGGGAATGTTCCCAAACATGTTCCCTCTGTCGACCGGTCAG TTTGCACCCCTTCCAGTTATGCCTGTTCAGGCAATGACTCAACAG GCTACTAGGCATGCCCGACGAGTGTACGTTGGAGGGCTTCCTCCCACAGCAAATGAACAG TCTGTTGCTACATTTTTCAGCCAAGTTATGGCTGCAATTGGAGGGAACACTGCTGGCCCAG GAGATGCTGTTGTCAATGTCTACATAAACCATGAAAAGAAATTTGCttttgtggagatgagatcggTTGAAGAGGCTAGCAATGCAATGGCTCTGGATGGAATTATTTTTGAG GGAGCCCCTGTTAAGGTGCGGAGACCTAGTGATTACAACCCATCTCTGGCTGCAACACTCGGTCCAAGCCAGCCCAATCCCAACCTGAACCTGGCCGCTGTGGGGCTTACACCGGGTTCTGCTGGTGGGCTTGAGGGCCCTGATCGCATATTTGTTGGTGGGCTGCCATATTACTTCACAGAAGCACAGATCAAGGAGTTACTCGAATCCTTTGGACCCCTTCGTGGTTTTGATTTAGTGAAAGACAGGGAAACAGGAAACTCAAAAGGCTATGCCTTTTGTGTTTACCAAGACCTTTCTGTTACAGACATAGCTTGTGCAGCGCTGAACGGTATTAAAATGGGTGACAAGACGCTCACAGTTAGGCGTGCTAACCAAGGTGCCAACCAGCCCAAACCTGAGCAAGAGAGCGTTCTGTTGCACGCACAGCAGCAAATTGCATTGCAG AGGTTCATGCTGTTGCAACCGCCTAGTTCTGTTGCCACCAAGGTTGTATGTTTAACTCAGGTAGTAACTGCAGATGAGCTTAGGGACGATACTGAGTATGATGATATCTTGGAAGACATGAGGCTTGAAGGCGAAAAGTTTG gtgcattagtgaACGTCATCATCCCGCGTCCAAGACCAGATGGTGAACTTGCCCCCGGTGTTGGGAAG GTGTTTTTGGAGTACGCAGATACTGATGGCTCCACAAAAGCCCGCACGGGGTTGAATGGCCGGAAATTTGGCGGCAATCAGGTGGTAGCAGTGTTTTATCCGGAGGACAAGTTCGGCCAGCGCGACTACGAGGGCTAG